The genomic stretch ACTATCACGCCCAAGCTGGTGTTTTTAGCAACCTAGACGTCTAAAAACTGAAAAGGGAATCTGGTGCGAATCCAGAACTGACGCGCAGCGGTAAGAGAGAACGAAAACTCAAAGGACACTGCATAAGTGGGAAGTCGAGTAAGTAGGTGACAGTGCTCTCAAGTCCGAAGACCTGCCAGCAACTGAGCGAAGTAGTGGAATCCAGTGATGCTCAGTCGGTTTAACGCGATTTAGGACAATATAATGAATAAATCCCTTCTGGCGATGGCAGTTGCATCGCTGCTTCCTTACGCCCCTGTGTCTTTGGCGCAGGACACTGCTGCAGATGAAACTGTCGTCGTGACGGCGAACCGTTTTGCACAGACTCTGCAATCAACCACCTCACCAATTGAAGTGGTGACTCGTCAGGATATCGAACGCATTCAGGCCAACAATGTGTTGGAAGTGTTGCGAACCCTGCCTGGTGTTCAGGTTGCAGCCAACGGTGGCTATGGTCAGACACAAAGTTTGTTTGTACGCGGTACAAACTCCAGTCATGTTCTGGTTTTGATTGATGGCGTGCGTTTTGGTAGTGCGACTACAGGTACCGCTTCAATCTCAGCGATTCCATTAGTGGGTGTTGAACGTATTGAGTTTTTGCGTGGCAGCCGAGCTGCACTGTATGGCTCAGATGCGATTGGTGGTGTGATTAATATTATTACCGCCACTCAGGGCTCTGAACATCAAATCTCAGCCACAGCTGGCAGCGACAACTATTATTCAGGTCAACTGTTGACTTCTGGACAGGTAACGGACGATCTGCATATGTCATTGGGTTTATCAGGCGTTGATACTGACGGCTATTCAGTGCAAACCAGTGATCCTGATGATGATGGTTATCGCGCGAAAAGTGTTACTGCTAACGCCAACTACACCATTAACAATAACTGGGATGTCGGCTTATTGGTGATGGCGGAAGAGGGCGATGTAGAATTTGACGGCTATTATGTGCGTGGTGATGAGACCTTGTACAACATTGTGACACGTCTTAACTACCATGATGAGATATTGCAATCCCGACTGACCGCGAGCACTAATCAGGATAAGTCAAATAGCTTTACTGCTGCCTCAGATAAAAGCCTGTACCAGACCGATCGTCACGAATTCTCTTTTGATAACCAATATGCTTTGAGCAACGCGCTATCTGTCGGAGTAGGGATTAACTGGTTTAAAGATGATGTTTCTCAATCGACGGTAGGTTATGACGAAAGCTCACGTACCAACTTGGGTGTCTACCTATCATCTTTGTATCAGGCTGAACAATACAATGTTGAAGCCGCTGTGCGCAGTGACGACAACCAGCGTTATGGTCAGAATACTACCTGGCAACTGGGTGCTGGTTATAAAATCAACGACGTGTATCGGGTGACGGCAAACGCGGGGACGGCTTTTAAAGCGCCGACATTTAACCAACTTTATTACCCAGGTTATGGCAATCCAGATATTAAACCTGAAAAATCAAAGAACTATGAAGTGGGTATGACGGCCCAATACGAGTTCGCAGATTTTCGCTTCAATATATACCGTAATGAACTGACTGATATGATTGGTTCATCACCGTTGCAGAACTATGGTGAAGTGACGATTAATGGTCTTGAAGTCGGAGCGTCGTTTGAAACTGGCCCGTTACAGCACAAACTTTCGTATGATTTAACTGATGCGGAAGATAAAGAAACAGGTAACGAGTTGGCCCGTCGTGCCAAGCACAGCGCTAAGTGGAATCTGTTTTATGAGTTAGACCAGTGGTCATTCAATATGGATTACCTATTCCAAGGTAAACGTTTTGATGATTCCTCAAACGAAGATAAGCTAGCTGCTTACTCGCTAGTCGATATCTCTACCGCTTATCGATTCACGAATGGTGTTACTCTTTCCGGAAAAGTGGGTAACTTATTCGATAAAGAGTATGAGACCGCGGCCGGTTATCTGACTCCAGAGCGTAAATACTACGCGACTGTCGCGTACCAGTTCTAACCAAGTGAAGCCGCCTTCGGGCGGTTTTTGCTTTCTTGGGGATGTTCAAAATGCGGGAGCCATCATGAAAAATGTCGTGCTGAGTTGGTCAGCGGTAAAGATTACACCTTAACTCTGCTCAGATTACAGGAGAGTGCCGAACCTGAGCTATTGCCCCTTGTGGTGAGAACGGTGAATTTCATATCCTCGTGACCTGGGCTCCGGTCTTTCGCGGCCGGATTGAGCTCACGCTCACTTCTGTGCTGTGTGGTGAGCGTTTTTGTCATCAGCGTTATCTGGCGCGCATTTACCTGGATGGGCAGGAGTTGCCTAATCCGGAAGAGGGAGTATGATCAGGGCGTTTATTATCTTCCTAATGATGTGACCATCAGGGTACCACGTGTCTGATCATCCCCAATACAAAGCACTTATATTTGATTCCGGTGTCGGCGGCTTGTCGGTCTACCGTGAAATACAGGCGCGCTTGCCGCAACTCAGTTATACCTACCTGTTTGATAATGCCGCATACCCATATGGTGAACTGGCGCAGGATACACTTCTGCATCGGGTTGAAGCTTTGGTGACTGGGTTAGTCGAGCAGCAGGGGTTCGATATTGTCATTATCGCCTGTAATACTGCGAGCACCATTGTATTACCTGTTCTTCGGTCCAGATTGAATATTCCTGTGGTCGGTGTGGTACCAGCGATAAAGCCGGCATCTGTACTGGCGCATAAGGCCGTGGGCTTAATCGCAACGCCTGCGACTATTACCCGCCAGTATACTCACGATCTGATCCGTGATTTTGCATTGAATAAAAGTGTCGAGCTTTTGGGATCAACCCGGCTGGTGGATATGGCTGAAGAAAAGTTGCGAGGTCAACCTGTCGATTTGGAGGAGTTGGCCACAATCTTGAGTCCGCTTCATAATCAGATTGATGTAGCGGTATTGGGATGCACTCATTTCCCACTTATCAAGGCAGAGATCCAGACAGTGTTGGGAGAGGAGGTCATCTTGGTGGACTCCGGCCAAGCGATCGCTCGTCGGGTAGAAGAGTTATTGGAGATTAGTGCTGGTGAGCAGCAGGAGAGTGCGCACAACATCTTCTCCAGCGCACCTCCCTGGCAGGAAGATGCGTTGAATCGAACGCTGGCGCAACTCGGCTTTAGTCCTGTTCGCCCATACCCTCTTCAGGGTGTTTTGGATCATTAGCAATTCGTACTTTCAGAGTACGCTGCATATAATCCTTTTCGTTTAAAGCATCAATGGCGGTTTGCGCATGGCCAGCTGCCATTACCACAAAACCAAATCCGCGACGCTTACCTGTTCGTTTGTCTTTCATCAGACGAACTGCGAACACTTCACCATGTTGAGCAAACAGATCACGGACGTGAGATTCGTTTGCTTTATATGGCAGATTACCTACATACAAAGTTTTGGTTGCCGTTGAAGATTCATCCTGAGATTTGAATGGCGACGATGTGGAAGTAAAAAGTTTAAAGATAATTGCTGCTGCCACAACACCAAGCACAAAGCTCACGGAAGGGTGAGTTGATACCTGAGAGAAAATGATAGCGCCTAAAACAATAAGGACGACTATCCATAACATCGATTTTTTTGAGTTCATATTGGAATACTACTTTTCAGCATAAAAATAAGATGCGTGCCTAGATTAACAAAATAGACACATGAATCTTACGTATATGCTTCGTTTTTTTCCAACCAATTGCTGTGACCCCCCTCAAATGTTGGAATTTTATTCGATAAACAGCCATTTGGTGGCTTTTTAAGCGAACGGGAAATTATTTGCAAAAAGTGCTTGTCATAATTCCAGACCTCCCTATAATGCCGCCTCACCGACACGGAGTGAGACAAATATCACAAAGTGGTTAGCGGTAAAGAGTTAAGAAAGTTTGAAAATAACGATTGACTCTGA from Vibrio ostreae encodes the following:
- the murI gene encoding glutamate racemase, translated to MSDHPQYKALIFDSGVGGLSVYREIQARLPQLSYTYLFDNAAYPYGELAQDTLLHRVEALVTGLVEQQGFDIVIIACNTASTIVLPVLRSRLNIPVVGVVPAIKPASVLAHKAVGLIATPATITRQYTHDLIRDFALNKSVELLGSTRLVDMAEEKLRGQPVDLEELATILSPLHNQIDVAVLGCTHFPLIKAEIQTVLGEEVILVDSGQAIARRVEELLEISAGEQQESAHNIFSSAPPWQEDALNRTLAQLGFSPVRPYPLQGVLDH
- a CDS encoding TonB-dependent receptor domain-containing protein yields the protein MNKSLLAMAVASLLPYAPVSLAQDTAADETVVVTANRFAQTLQSTTSPIEVVTRQDIERIQANNVLEVLRTLPGVQVAANGGYGQTQSLFVRGTNSSHVLVLIDGVRFGSATTGTASISAIPLVGVERIEFLRGSRAALYGSDAIGGVINIITATQGSEHQISATAGSDNYYSGQLLTSGQVTDDLHMSLGLSGVDTDGYSVQTSDPDDDGYRAKSVTANANYTINNNWDVGLLVMAEEGDVEFDGYYVRGDETLYNIVTRLNYHDEILQSRLTASTNQDKSNSFTAASDKSLYQTDRHEFSFDNQYALSNALSVGVGINWFKDDVSQSTVGYDESSRTNLGVYLSSLYQAEQYNVEAAVRSDDNQRYGQNTTWQLGAGYKINDVYRVTANAGTAFKAPTFNQLYYPGYGNPDIKPEKSKNYEVGMTAQYEFADFRFNIYRNELTDMIGSSPLQNYGEVTINGLEVGASFETGPLQHKLSYDLTDAEDKETGNELARRAKHSAKWNLFYELDQWSFNMDYLFQGKRFDDSSNEDKLAAYSLVDISTAYRFTNGVTLSGKVGNLFDKEYETAAGYLTPERKYYATVAYQF
- a CDS encoding RNA recognition motif domain-containing protein; protein product: MNSKKSMLWIVVLIVLGAIIFSQVSTHPSVSFVLGVVAAAIIFKLFTSTSSPFKSQDESSTATKTLYVGNLPYKANESHVRDLFAQHGEVFAVRLMKDKRTGKRRGFGFVVMAAGHAQTAIDALNEKDYMQRTLKVRIANDPKHPEEGMGEQD